The Saccharomonospora cyanea NA-134 genome includes a region encoding these proteins:
- a CDS encoding NAD(P)-dependent alcohol dehydrogenase, translated as MKAVQVVGYGEPPRLTDVPEPKITSPYDVVVKLGGAGVCRTDLHILEGQWARKSGVTLPYTIGHENAGWVHAVGSAVTNVAEGDPVILHPLVTCGLCRACRAGDDVHCEQSLFPGIDTAGGYAEYVKTSARSVVTLDPALRPADVAALADAGLTAYHAAAKAARTLRPGHRCVVIGAGGLGHIGIQVLKALTAAELIVVDRNEDAVGLGREVGADHGVVADGSQVEHVLDLTGGHGAEVVVDFVGEGGATADGVRMLRRAGDYHVVGYGENLDVPTIDIIASEINFIGNLVGSYTDLCELMVLAAQGHVRLHTATYPLDRFQDALDDLDTGRVRGRAVLVP; from the coding sequence ATGAAGGCTGTCCAGGTCGTCGGATACGGCGAGCCGCCACGACTGACCGACGTACCGGAACCGAAGATCACCTCGCCGTACGACGTGGTGGTGAAGCTCGGTGGGGCCGGTGTGTGCCGAACCGATCTGCACATCCTCGAGGGCCAGTGGGCCCGGAAGTCCGGCGTGACGCTGCCATACACGATCGGCCACGAGAACGCGGGCTGGGTGCACGCGGTGGGCAGCGCGGTCACCAACGTCGCAGAGGGCGACCCGGTGATCCTGCACCCGCTGGTCACGTGCGGTCTGTGCCGGGCCTGCCGCGCCGGTGACGATGTCCACTGTGAGCAGTCGTTGTTCCCGGGCATCGACACGGCTGGCGGATACGCCGAGTACGTGAAGACCTCGGCGCGCAGCGTGGTGACCCTCGATCCGGCCTTGCGGCCCGCGGACGTCGCGGCGTTGGCCGACGCCGGGTTGACCGCCTACCACGCGGCGGCCAAGGCCGCGCGCACGCTGCGGCCGGGCCACCGCTGCGTCGTGATCGGGGCGGGCGGGCTCGGGCACATCGGTATCCAGGTGCTGAAGGCGCTCACGGCCGCCGAGCTGATCGTGGTGGACCGCAACGAGGACGCGGTCGGCCTCGGTCGCGAGGTCGGGGCCGACCACGGTGTCGTCGCGGACGGCTCGCAGGTGGAGCACGTCCTCGATCTCACGGGCGGGCACGGCGCCGAGGTCGTCGTGGACTTCGTCGGCGAGGGCGGAGCGACCGCCGACGGGGTGCGCATGCTGCGGAGGGCCGGCGACTACCACGTGGTCGGCTACGGCGAGAACCTCGACGTGCCCACCATTGACATCATCGCCTCGGAGATCAACTTCATCGGCAACCTCGTCGGGTCGTACACCGATCTCTGCGAACTCATGGTGCTGGCCGCCCAGGGACACGTCCGGCTGCACACCGCCACCTACCCACTCGACAGGTTTCAGGACGCGCTGGACGACCTCGACACGGGCCGGGTCCGCGGTCGAGCGGTTCTCGTGCCGTGA
- a CDS encoding ATP-dependent Clp protease adaptor ClpS, translated as MGSTTVAGEFGDEAPGSWHDALVSTSEWFVRIHNDEVTSALVVMDVLHRLCDLPWPEAIDMTRTVHWGRWADVAARASRAQAEELAVALQRYGLRTTVWCR; from the coding sequence ATGGGGTCCACGACTGTCGCTGGGGAGTTCGGCGACGAGGCACCGGGCTCGTGGCATGATGCGCTCGTGTCCACGAGTGAGTGGTTTGTCCGCATTCACAACGACGAGGTCACTTCGGCCCTCGTGGTGATGGACGTTCTGCACCGGCTCTGTGACCTCCCCTGGCCGGAGGCGATCGATATGACCCGGACGGTGCACTGGGGGCGGTGGGCCGACGTCGCCGCGCGCGCGAGCCGGGCACAGGCCGAGGAGCTCGCCGTTGCCCTGCAACGGTACGGCCTTCGTACGACGGTGTGGT
- a CDS encoding putative quinol monooxygenase — translation MIFITAKFRVLPEYADRWPEISADFTQATRAEPGCLWFDWSRSVDDPTEYVLVEAFRDEDAGAAHVQSEHFRTAQRMLPPRLAETPRIVNTTVEQDDWSELGELAVPER, via the coding sequence ATGATTTTCATCACCGCGAAGTTCCGGGTGCTTCCCGAGTACGCCGACCGGTGGCCGGAGATCAGCGCGGACTTCACTCAGGCGACCCGCGCCGAGCCGGGCTGCCTGTGGTTCGACTGGTCGCGCAGCGTCGACGACCCCACGGAGTACGTCCTCGTGGAGGCCTTCCGCGACGAGGACGCCGGGGCGGCCCACGTGCAGTCGGAGCACTTCCGCACCGCGCAGCGCATGTTGCCTCCGCGCCTGGCCGAGACCCCTCGCATCGTCAACACCACCGTCGAGCAGGACGACTGGTCGGAACTCGGGGAGCTCGCCGTTCCCGAACGCTGA
- a CDS encoding metal-sulfur cluster assembly factor: MKAVTLERAARSALDEVYDPELDEPVTDLGFVRSVEATEDGVVIVHLRLPTSFCSPNFAYLMAADAKDALQRLDSVRRAVVFLDDHHDSDRINRGLAADAGYLGTFGPEASEGLEELRLTFRRKAHTAAMERALTELLRGDPRLTENDLHGVALGDLPEGRARDSLLRRRKALGLGVAPTARVLVDDTGQSYPKHELPVRLRYARSVRISIDGNAHFCRGLLRTRYPGAEREQTPRAAEFDPQ; the protein is encoded by the coding sequence ATGAAGGCGGTCACTCTCGAACGCGCCGCGCGCTCGGCGCTGGACGAGGTCTACGACCCCGAGCTCGACGAACCCGTCACCGATCTCGGGTTCGTCCGTTCCGTGGAGGCGACGGAGGACGGTGTGGTCATCGTGCACCTGAGGTTGCCGACGTCGTTCTGTTCCCCGAACTTCGCCTACCTCATGGCGGCCGATGCGAAGGACGCCCTCCAGCGACTGGACTCCGTGCGGCGGGCCGTGGTCTTCCTCGACGACCACCACGACTCCGACCGCATCAACCGCGGCCTGGCCGCCGACGCGGGCTACCTCGGGACCTTCGGTCCGGAGGCCAGCGAGGGGCTGGAGGAACTGCGCCTGACGTTTCGCCGGAAGGCCCACACGGCAGCCATGGAGCGCGCGCTCACGGAACTGCTGCGGGGTGACCCGAGACTCACCGAGAACGACCTGCACGGCGTGGCCCTCGGTGACCTTCCCGAAGGACGAGCGCGTGACAGCCTGCTCCGTCGTCGGAAGGCACTGGGACTCGGTGTCGCACCGACAGCGCGTGTCCTCGTCGATGACACCGGGCAGTCCTATCCGAAACACGAGTTGCCCGTGCGGCTGCGGTACGCGCGTTCCGTGCGCATCTCGATCGACGGAAACGCGCACTTCTGCCGTGGCCTGCTCCGCACGCGTTACCCGGGCGCGGAGAGGGAGCAGACGCCACGGGCCGCAGAGTTCGACCCTCAGTGA
- a CDS encoding AAA-type ATPase lid domain-containing protein, translating into MGTYAGPLPTDTRTRRSVVLPPRLRASWHRSARYGLSVDELHPVFTGSVDTGSLLYECGDEVLRGLQTTLANEPVSLMITDSDGLVLSRLSHDKSILRSLDDVNLAPGFYFAERNAGTNGLGLALADRAPSLVRADEHYCTALHGYTCAAAPILDPVRGDVAGSVNLTTWSDSSSELLLALAQAAAGNTSALMLARGMGRQSRPAPRGEVFRVYADSRQVRPAYAELSVPWRRAVAEARGAFERGGVVAVVGEPGSGKTALVSLARRELRRERLLSARPPAPDNVEPWLALWAPELGKDSTCVIVSGVDVLPAWAATELAQLFGEVRTTDGRLQPFVVTAAHHEAIPDDLRPLVDMVVEAPPLRDRPDDVLPLARHFARRDWGRETDFTPAAARALSTYEWPGNVRQLRQVMRRAAARATCIDVRHLPAEVFASPSRPLSRLQALERDEIVRCLTEPGTTVARAAARLGISRATIYRKIAQYDIKVPQRP; encoded by the coding sequence ATGGGAACATACGCCGGTCCACTGCCCACGGACACGCGCACTCGCAGGAGTGTGGTGCTACCACCGCGACTGCGGGCGTCGTGGCACCGCAGCGCCCGCTACGGACTGTCGGTGGACGAGCTGCACCCGGTCTTCACGGGATCGGTCGACACCGGATCGCTGCTCTACGAGTGCGGTGACGAGGTGCTGCGCGGACTCCAGACCACCCTGGCCAACGAACCGGTCAGCCTTATGATCACCGACAGTGACGGGCTGGTCCTGAGCAGGTTGTCCCACGACAAGTCCATCCTCCGATCGCTCGACGACGTGAACCTCGCTCCGGGGTTCTACTTCGCCGAGCGCAATGCCGGCACCAACGGGCTGGGGCTGGCACTGGCTGATCGCGCGCCGTCGCTCGTGCGGGCGGACGAGCACTACTGCACGGCGCTGCATGGCTATACCTGCGCTGCCGCCCCGATTCTCGATCCCGTACGCGGCGACGTGGCGGGTTCCGTGAATCTCACGACGTGGTCCGACTCGTCCTCCGAACTGCTTCTGGCGCTGGCACAGGCGGCGGCGGGCAACACCTCGGCGCTCATGCTCGCGCGCGGTATGGGCCGCCAATCGAGGCCCGCACCGAGGGGCGAGGTGTTCCGGGTCTACGCCGATTCACGACAGGTGCGCCCGGCGTACGCGGAGCTGTCCGTGCCATGGAGGCGGGCGGTGGCCGAGGCCCGCGGCGCGTTCGAACGCGGTGGTGTGGTGGCGGTGGTGGGTGAGCCCGGCTCGGGCAAGACGGCCCTGGTCTCCCTCGCCCGGCGCGAGTTGCGTCGGGAACGCCTGCTGAGCGCACGGCCACCCGCTCCGGACAACGTCGAGCCGTGGCTGGCGCTGTGGGCGCCCGAGCTCGGCAAGGACAGCACCTGTGTGATCGTCTCGGGGGTCGACGTCCTGCCGGCGTGGGCGGCGACGGAACTCGCGCAGTTGTTCGGCGAGGTCCGCACGACCGACGGGAGGCTCCAGCCGTTCGTCGTGACCGCCGCGCACCACGAGGCGATCCCCGACGACCTGCGGCCGTTGGTCGACATGGTCGTGGAGGCGCCACCGCTCCGGGACCGGCCGGACGACGTGCTGCCGCTGGCCCGTCATTTCGCGCGGCGCGACTGGGGGAGGGAGACCGACTTCACGCCCGCCGCGGCGCGGGCGCTGAGCACCTACGAGTGGCCAGGCAACGTGCGGCAGTTGCGGCAGGTGATGCGCCGGGCAGCGGCCAGGGCCACCTGCATCGACGTGCGTCATCTGCCCGCCGAGGTGTTCGCGAGTCCCTCACGCCCGTTGAGCCGCCTGCAGGCGCTGGAGCGCGACGAGATCGTGCGGTGCCTGACCGAACCGGGCACCACCGTGGCACGGGCGGCCGCGCGGTTGGGGATCAGCCGCGCGACGATCTACCGCAAGATCGCCCAGTACGACATCAAGGTGCCCCAGCGTCCGTAG
- a CDS encoding amidohydrolase family protein, translating to MYTKDGERYFIVDAHIALWDARPENQRNIHGKQFIDCFYDYHRNLSPESERWSYDDEFLYYGGERLMKDLFEDGHVDHAIFQPAHLGEFYRTGFGQTEEAFALTQRYPDKLTYNHFFDPRFEQAGLDALRRDAERFGLKGVKLYTAEWQGDSRGYKMDDPWTYRYLELCRELGIRNIHIHKGPTIRPLDRDAFDVADVDKAATDFPDLNFVVEHCGLPRLEDFCWIATQEPNVHAGLAVVIPFIHTRPRYFAQIIGELLYWLDEDRIQFSSDYALWTPKWLIERFVDFQIPEDMTEYPPITVEQKKKILGLNAAAMYDLDVPVELRLPAPVAA from the coding sequence ATGTACACCAAGGACGGCGAGCGCTACTTCATCGTCGACGCGCACATCGCACTTTGGGACGCCCGTCCCGAGAACCAGCGCAACATTCACGGCAAGCAGTTCATCGACTGCTTCTACGACTACCACCGGAACCTGAGTCCGGAGTCGGAGCGGTGGTCGTACGACGACGAGTTCCTGTACTACGGCGGCGAGCGGCTGATGAAGGACCTGTTCGAGGACGGCCACGTCGACCATGCCATCTTCCAGCCCGCCCATCTCGGCGAGTTCTACCGCACCGGGTTCGGACAGACGGAGGAGGCGTTCGCGCTCACCCAGCGGTACCCGGACAAACTGACCTACAATCACTTCTTCGACCCGCGGTTCGAGCAGGCCGGCCTCGACGCGCTGCGGCGCGACGCCGAGCGCTTCGGGCTCAAGGGCGTCAAGCTCTACACCGCCGAATGGCAGGGTGACTCGCGCGGGTACAAGATGGACGACCCCTGGACCTACCGCTATCTGGAACTCTGCCGGGAACTGGGCATCAGGAACATCCACATCCACAAGGGACCCACCATCCGGCCGCTCGACCGGGACGCCTTCGACGTCGCCGACGTGGACAAGGCGGCCACGGACTTCCCCGACCTGAACTTCGTGGTCGAGCACTGCGGCCTGCCGCGCCTGGAGGACTTCTGCTGGATCGCGACGCAGGAACCGAACGTGCACGCCGGCCTCGCCGTGGTGATCCCGTTCATCCACACACGCCCCCGCTACTTCGCGCAGATCATCGGCGAGTTGCTCTACTGGTTGGACGAGGACCGGATCCAGTTCTCCAGCGACTACGCCCTCTGGACGCCGAAGTGGCTGATCGAGCGGTTCGTCGACTTCCAGATTCCGGAGGACATGACGGAGTACCCACCGATCACGGTGGAGCAGAAGAAGAAGATCCTCGGGTTGAACGCGGCTGCCATGTACGACCTCGACGTGCCCGTCGAGCTCCGCCTGCCCGCGCCCGTGGCGGCCTGA
- a CDS encoding acetoin reductase: MTTAGQARVALVTGAARGIGRAIALRLAEDGLDVAVNDVEAGEARLHEVADEIAGLGRRSAAVVADVSEPQAVESMVERVVSELGHLDVMVANAGIAHVKPLLEVTSEEFDHLMAINLRGVYLCYTAAARQMIAQGGGGKIIGAASIVGYRPFPLLGHYSASKWAVRGLTQAAAMEWAQHGITVNAYCPGIVGTAMWDYIDEKLAENEGLRKGAAISKYSELIHLGRVSVPEDVSKFVSYLASPDSDYMTGQSVMIDGGIQFS; encoded by the coding sequence ATGACCACAGCAGGGCAGGCGCGCGTCGCGCTGGTGACGGGCGCGGCACGGGGTATCGGCAGGGCGATCGCGTTGCGCCTGGCCGAGGACGGTCTCGACGTCGCCGTCAACGACGTCGAGGCAGGCGAGGCGCGGCTTCACGAGGTGGCCGACGAGATCGCCGGACTGGGCAGGAGGTCGGCGGCCGTGGTCGCCGACGTGTCGGAGCCGCAGGCCGTGGAGTCGATGGTGGAGCGCGTGGTGAGCGAGTTGGGCCACCTCGACGTGATGGTGGCCAACGCGGGTATCGCGCACGTCAAACCGCTCCTGGAGGTTACGTCCGAGGAGTTCGACCACCTGATGGCGATCAATCTGCGCGGCGTGTACCTGTGCTACACCGCCGCGGCCCGGCAGATGATCGCCCAGGGTGGTGGCGGCAAGATCATCGGAGCGGCGTCGATCGTCGGCTACCGGCCGTTCCCGCTGCTCGGCCACTACTCGGCGTCGAAGTGGGCGGTCAGGGGACTGACGCAGGCCGCCGCGATGGAGTGGGCCCAGCACGGCATCACGGTGAACGCCTACTGTCCGGGCATCGTGGGCACCGCCATGTGGGACTACATCGACGAGAAGCTCGCCGAGAACGAGGGGCTGCGCAAGGGTGCGGCGATCAGCAAGTACTCGGAACTGATCCACCTCGGCCGGGTGTCGGTTCCGGAGGACGTGTCCAAGTTCGTGTCGTACCTGGCCTCGCCAGACTCCGATTACATGACAGGGCAGTCGGTGATGATCGACGGAGGTATCCAGTTTTCCTGA